From Dethiobacter alkaliphilus AHT 1, one genomic window encodes:
- a CDS encoding SPL family radical SAM protein encodes MDRTKTVEPITAQSALNKLKRKIPYGWDLNIYRGCEHACQYCYAMYSHKHLGDKNFFQDICVKENIVELLEKELSADSWQREVINIGGVTDSYQPAEQDLKLMPQILKLLIKYKTPAIISTKSNLVLRDYDLIDELSRITYVNIAATITTMDGAIREKVEPGSATSIQRFEVLKTFRKTNASTGLHVMPIIPRITDNESNFTQMFEAAKTSNVHYVLPGTLYLRGSTRKHFFAFIEREFPHLTAELSTIYKTGGADKAYKTKLYEMVNRLRTKYNLSSSYMAPMKEKLPK; translated from the coding sequence ATGGATAGAACAAAAACCGTTGAACCAATTACAGCCCAAAGCGCTTTAAACAAATTAAAGCGAAAAATCCCCTACGGATGGGATTTAAATATTTACCGTGGTTGTGAACACGCCTGTCAGTACTGTTATGCCATGTACTCTCACAAACATCTGGGAGATAAGAATTTCTTCCAGGATATCTGTGTTAAGGAAAACATCGTTGAACTGTTGGAAAAAGAACTTAGCGCTGACTCCTGGCAAAGGGAAGTAATAAACATTGGCGGAGTAACCGACAGTTATCAGCCGGCAGAACAGGACCTTAAGTTAATGCCCCAGATCCTAAAACTCTTGATCAAATATAAAACACCGGCCATTATTTCAACTAAATCAAACCTTGTCCTAAGAGATTATGACCTCATTGACGAGTTGTCCCGCATTACGTATGTAAACATAGCCGCTACCATCACCACCATGGATGGGGCCATAAGAGAAAAAGTAGAGCCCGGCAGCGCCACCAGTATCCAGCGGTTTGAAGTCTTAAAAACCTTTAGAAAAACCAATGCCAGCACCGGCCTGCATGTTATGCCGATCATACCACGTATCACCGACAATGAATCTAATTTTACCCAGATGTTCGAAGCCGCTAAAACAAGTAATGTCCACTATGTACTACCGGGCACCCTCTATTTAAGAGGAAGCACCCGCAAACACTTTTTTGCCTTTATTGAAAGGGAGTTTCCTCATTTAACCGCAGAATTAAGTACCATCTATAAAACAGGCGGCGCGGACAAAGCCTATAAAACAAAGCTCTATGAAATGGTCAACCGCCTAAGAACCAAATATAATCTCTCCAGCAGCTACATGGCTCCCATGAAAGAGAAACTACCTAAATAA